The DNA segment ttttaaagctttaaaatgaaagaatccgaatgcatctcagattatttttcaaaagtgaaGGTTGTTGTAAATGAACTAAGAAGATACGGGAGGACATAGAAGATGTTTGTGTGGTAGAAAAGATCCTTCGCACTTTAAcacctaaatttgattttgtggagTGTGCTATTGAGGAGTCTAAAGATTTAGACTCTATGATGGTGGAGCAATTAGAAAGTTCTCTACAGGCCCACgaagaaaagatcaaaaggaAACATGAAGTGCCATTGGAGCAACTTCTTAAAACTCAGGCATCCTTCAAGAATTATGGAGGTGAAACAAGCTATCGAGGAAACAGACAAGGACGAGGACGAGGCGGTCATGGAAGAGGAAGAAGTAATGGTAACAACTCCAACAATGAAGTTAAAATCCACCAAACGTTCAGAGGTCGTGGTCGTGGACAAAGAGGAGGAAGAGGACGTGACTActaccaagaaaataatggacaaaggtatgacaaatcaaaaattgagggttataattgtcataaatttggctattactcttgggaatgtcgtagcaatgttgaagaaaaggctaaccttgttgacgacaagaaagaagaagatgagtcaACGTTGTTGATGACACTCAAGGAAGAAGACAGAGATGATTGCAGCTCGTGGTATTTGGACAATGGAGCAAGCAATCATATATGTGGATGTAAAGAGAAGTTTGTGGAGATCAATAAAATGGTGAAAGATAATGTGTCCTTTGGAGATACCTCAAAGGTTCAAATCAAAGGGATAGGTACGATTCTGATCTCCTGTAAAGATGGTAGTCACAAGTTaattcaagatgtttattatgtgccaaaattaaaaagtaatattttgagTTTGGGTCAACTTCTTGAAAGGAGTATGAcatccacatgaaaaatatgcatctttggcttAGAATATTGGTATAtaacttgttcgtacttttggttgaggtcccggagggcctcgggatgattccagatggttgacgggaagttggGAGTTAGAgtgtgcagctgaagctgctggattgctgtcataaccgcacatgcggatCTGGGACAGCAGGTGAGGAGACGCAGAAGCGGCtgggagaccgcagatgcggccagaTGAGGAAAGGCTAGAAGCCGCATGTGCGGAAGTGTCTACGCACCTGCGTGATCGCAGATGCCGTAAagtgatcgcaggtgcggaaatgggAAATTAATGAGTTATCGTAGGTGCAAGTaagtttccgcagaagcgggaccgctgGTGCGGTCCCTTGGCCGCAAAAGCGGATTTGCTGGGCGGAAAACAAGACATTTCGAGGGTTTGAAATCAAAAGTTAGAaaatcgatttggagctcgggagagggcgatatTGGAAGgattttgaagaagaaatcagtgggtaacgattcctaatccctttctagttgtattcctataatctaatgttggttttgtcatttaatttcggatttgggataAAAATTGAGGAAAAGTGGAGGAAAGTTCTTAGtcctaattttggggttttgatctagattttgatatcggattgggataattttggtataaacgaactcgtgagagtatgaggattctgaatttgtaaattttacccgattccgagacgtagacccgaggggcattttggtcatttttattaATTTCGCgttttagcttagaattaattagtggaatcaattacttgaagttatatttatattatgcaattaaattgaatagattttggccatttggagtcgattactcgtggcaagagcgtggtatcgggttgattttgagtcagtccgaggtaagtggcttgcctaaccttgtgtgggggaaactctcCTTAGaattggtattattgatatttgagatgccttgtacgtgaggtgacgagtgcgtacttgtgctaattgttgaaaattctgtTTCCATTAATTAACTATAGTTGTGCTTCTTTTCCTgtctatactacttgcaatttaagcttactgttagcttagggaagcatgtctaattgacttacttgatttatttgctcaaactgccttatttagATTTCGTGCAACATGTTAGGTTAGAAAtacttgttttaccttggtatggaatttgaattgaattgagtgttcttcgtgttgctgctgtgtatttactttgggactaaggaacggtatcccgggagattccccctgcatgtttactttgggattacggattggtattccgggagatccccctgcacttttatattggaactacgagaCTGCACCCAGTATATTCCCTCCCCCCAAtcgagtatttacatttgggactacagatcggtattccgggagatcccgcacattatgagttggactacgggacggtatgcTGGGAGATccactgggtatttatatttgggactacaagacggtatcctaggagatctccgactgttatctctgtgttgagctgtattcctttctgtgattattttgtctctgttgtaGTTATTATTGTTCTTTCCATCATGTATTACCTCTTATTGTTGTACTTAATTATACCGTCTTATTCTACATTGTTATACtttgtatttcatttaacctcagtagggccctgaccttcctcgtcactacccggccgaggttaggcttgacacttattgagtaccgctgtggtgtactcatgccctctctgcgcatgtttttcatgtgcagatccaggtacttcggctcagccctaccacccttgaggcgaggctaTTTTTCAGAGaattcgaggtatatctgccgcgtctgcaaactgaggagtccctttttattctcttaaagtattagcccttttgtattttcttttatttagacactctggagttagatacttgtagacattcaaaagcttgtgatttcatgagattccgagttttgggaaatgttggttcagttttcagagtttgtattgtatatgccgagcggcatcttaaatgcTTCGTTATGTAGTTTATGGTTAGTTTTATTCTGTTATTTCTGTTTccacaatttgttaggcttacctagtcgtagagactaggtgttgtcATGATAGTTCCCGGAGGGCAAACTGGGATCGTGACACATTTACTTTACTAGATTCGAAGTCTATCATTGCATTTATTTAATTGATTGTTAATACATTTCAAGAGCTAGAGTCAAAGCTATTAAGTTCAAACAAACCCCTAAAGTCTTAATTATATCCGCCTATGTAGAGGTGAGCTGTTGGTAAATTAAAGGATAAAGGATAGGTCCATGAAAAATGTAGTAAATGGTCTAAAAGACAACATGATACGTGATGATTGGAAAAGTAAATTTAGTGAATGATTAAAGTAGCTTTAGTTTGCTTTATTTTACAAATGTTTACTTTCGTTACAAATTGTATATAAAAATATGGACAAGCATGATCTGTTATTGCTGTCCTTTTGGTGCGTGAATCGCCCACTTGGTTCACCTCTTCGCCATCCGAAACACTCTCTTCGTTTAATTTTCCGTTAATTTCACTTACATAAATGATGATGAAAGAAACTATTAAATATTTATTAAAGATAAATAAATATGTCACGAAAGCTCAAATATGAACAGCTTTACAaatttaaatttttataattGTGGAAGTTATACTCTAACAAAATACAATTGTAATGGACATACTAAAACATTTAAGAATTGGAAAGAGTaacgtatatatataaattgaaaAGATGGAGTAACAACACGCAAATGTATTCCAAAAAACATTGGTGGCCAAGAAATGATGTTAAAATAATTATTGTACCATTAGCGAGATATTCCTTTTTAATAAAGGCAGTTTTCAATCAATTAATTAGCAACTCTTTGGTCGAAATTTCATTATGAAAAGGAATTTGGAGCtacttatattattttttttaaaagctaAAGAAGTAGAAAATCAATTACTTAGATGATGTGACCAGGAGAAAACTATTAGTCTTGGATTTTATTAACCTAAAATAGCGAATAGTACGTTGCAATTCATTGGATATTATTTAGTGTCGGTTCAAAGACCAATTAGCCCTTCCTTGCTCAGAATTATTCACCGTCAACTAATATCCAAACCAAAATATTTTTTAATGCAAAGAATAAAATTCCCCaaccaaattcaaagaacagGGATAGTGTTTATGATCTAAGAGATCTATCTTATTATGTGAACAATAATTCAGACTTTGACTGTC comes from the Nicotiana sylvestris chromosome 4, ASM39365v2, whole genome shotgun sequence genome and includes:
- the LOC138889069 gene encoding uncharacterized protein, whose product is MMVEQLESSLQAHEEKIKRKHEVPLEQLLKTQASFKNYGGETSYRGNRQGRGRGGHGRGRSNGNNSNNEVKIHQTFRGRGRGQRGGRGRDYYQENNGQRYDKSKIEGYNCHKFGYYSWECRSNVEEKANLVDDKKEEDESTLLMTLKEEDRDDCSSWYLDNGASNHICGCKEKFVEINKMVKDNVSFGDTSKVQIKGIDPGTSAQPYHP